Proteins encoded together in one Gigantopelta aegis isolate Gae_Host chromosome 8, Gae_host_genome, whole genome shotgun sequence window:
- the LOC121378943 gene encoding uncharacterized protein LOC121378943 produces MVDVDTQQGLTSMFDTFVDLAAGRKVPDDDKYVANEKAVSMLLKDALGERYKKISETSVYPVHKIRTRGDLNFNLIERDKFCSLDYFCDLAACRIELDEHCKRPPRDDERVQLEAKALMKKVAEESKKDHSVKKAGASGTAASVTSRLTDTSKYTGSHKERFDSTGHGKGLEGMEYRNAYTGYAQQGMSQPSYKY; encoded by the exons ATGGTTGACGTAGACACGCAGCAAGGTCTCACATCCATGTTCGATACGTTTGTGGATCTGGCAGCAGGCAGGAAGGTACCCGACGATGATAAATATGTCGCGAACGAAAAGGCGGTCTCGATGCTGTTGAAAGACGCCCTGGGAGAACGGTACAAGAAGATCAGCGAGACCAGTGTGTACCCCGTGCACAAGATCAGAACAAG gGGCGATCTGAACTTTAACTTAATAGAGCGAGACAAGTTCTGCAGTCTGGACTACTTCTGCGACCTGGCGGCGTGTCGTATTGAGCTGGATGAACACTGCAAGAGGCCGCCCCGGGACGATGAACGAGTCCAGCTGGAGGCGAAAGCGCTCATGAAGAAAGTGGCAGAAGAGTCCAAGAAAGACCACTCAGTG AAGAAAGCAGGGGCTTCAGGGACAGCCGCCAGTGTAACGAGCCGTCTGACAGACACCAGTAAATACACCGGCTCCCACAAGGAACGCTTCGACAGCACAGGACACGGCAAGGGACTCGAAGGAATGGAGTACAGGAACGCCTACACGGGGTACGCTCAGCAGGGTATGAGTCAGCCTTCCTACAAATACTAG
- the LOC121378942 gene encoding uncharacterized protein LOC121378942 yields the protein MASSSAVDDETQQGVSDMFDTFIELAAGKKLTDRERNVANEKAISMLLKDSLGERYKKISETSVYPVHKVKTRGDPYFGKVERSAFCNLDYFCDLAACRIELDEHCKRPPRDDERVQLEAKALMKKVAEESKKDHSVKGAHASGVAASVTSRLTDTHKYTGAHKERFDSSGHGKGIGGREYRDPHTGYTQQYKGQGTYH from the exons ATGGCGTCTTCCTCCGCGGTTGATGATGAGACGCAGCAAGGAGTCTCCGACATGTTCGACACTTTCATCGAGCTGGCGGCCGGGAAGAAGTTGACCGACCGCGAACGAAACGTTGCTAACGAAAAAGCGATCTCGATGCTATTGAAAGACTCCCTGGGAGAACGGTACAAGAAGATCAGCGAGACGAGCGTGTACCCCGTGCACAAGGTCAAAACAAG GGGCGACCCATACTTCGGCAAGGTAGAGCGAAGTGCGTTCTGCAATCTGGACTACTTCTGCGACCTGGCGGCGTGTCGTATTGAGCTGGACGAACACTGCAAGAGGCCGCCACGGGACGATGAACGAGTCCAGCTGGAGGCGAAAGCGCTCATGAAGAAAGTGGCAGAAGAGTCCAAGAAAGACCACTCAGTG AAGGGTGCACACGCATCAGGTGTGGCGGCCAGTGTGACCAGTCGTCTGACAGACACCCATAAATATACTGGCGCCCACAAGGAACGCTTCGACAGCTCGGGGCACGGTAAGGGCATTGGCGGGCGGGAATACAGAGACCCACACACGGGATACACTCAACAATACAAAGGTCAGGGCACCTACCATTAG